One Skermanella sp. TT6 genomic window, GACCGGCAGCCCAAGTGGCAGCTCCAGGGCGCGGTCGAGCCCAAGCCGGAAGCCTTCGCGGTCGGCGTCGCCTCGGTGCTGGTCGGCGTGTTCCTGTCGCTGCCCGCCCTGTTCCGCCGGCGTGCCACCGTCCTGCAGACCCTGCTGTGGTCGATCGCCGCCCACGGCTCGGCCGGCATGACCGCCTGGGCCGTCCTGGCCGCCATGGGCGTCTATCCGACCATGGGCACCGTGATCATGTGGGGCAGCGGCCTGACGCTGGGCGGCATCCTGCTGATCCTGGCGCTCGCCGACCTGGACGAGATGACCCGCACCCTGCTGGGCCGCCGGCCGACCCGCCTGCTGCCGGCCGAGGGCGCCGCGGCGCTGATCCGCAACGCCGGCGTGGCCGTGCGGGAGCCGATGGTGTCCGTCCACATCGCCGCCCGGAACGAGGATCCGGCGATGCTGAACGCCACCCTGGACAGCCTGGCCGCCCAGGAGTACGGGGCCTTCGAAGTGGTCGTCGCAATCAACAATACCGACGACATGGGCCTGATCACCCCGGTCGAGGACCATTGCCGGGCCCTGAACGAGCGGCTGGGCCGCACCGTGTTCAAGTTCGCCAACTTCAACCCGATCACCGGCTTCAAGGCGGGCGCTTTGAACCGCGCCCTCCGGATCACCGCCGACGAGGCGGAGGTGATCGCGGTGCTGGACGCCGACTACGCGGTTTCGCCCCAGTGGCTGAGCCGGCTGGCTCCCGCCTTCTCGGACCCGGCCGTCGGCCTCGTCCAGGCGCCGCAGGAGCATCGTGACGGCGACCAGTCGCTGCTGAAGCGCCTGATGGCGGCCGAGTACCGCGCCTTCTTCGACAGCGGCATGGTCGAGCGGAACGAGGACAACGCCCTGATCGCCCACGGCACCATGATCATGGTCCGGCGCTCCGCCCTGGAGGACCTGGGCGGCTGGTCCGAGTGGTGCATCGTCGAGGACACCGAGTTGGGCCTGACCCTGCTGGAGCAGGGCTGGAAGCAGCACTACACGACGGAACGGCTGGGCGCCGGCATCACGCCGGACAGCTACAAGGACTTCCGCCAGCAGCGCCACCGCTGGGCCTACGGCTCGGTCCAGATCATGAAAGCCCACCTGCGGGCCCTGCTGCCCGGCGCCAAGGGGCTGAACGGCGCCCAGAAGTTCCATTTCTGGACCGGCTGGGCGCGCTGGTGGTCCGATGCCCTGGGGCTTATCGCCGGTGCCGGCGCCATCACGTGGACCCTGCTGGCGACCGTGCTGCCGCTGCACCTGCCGCCGCCGGAGGTGACGGCGATCGCCATCGCGGCGCTGATGCTGCGCGCCGCGGCCAGCATGGCGCTGACGAAGTTCGCCTCCCGGCACGGTTGGGGCGAGACGGTCGGCACCGCGCTGCTGGGCATGAGCCTGAACTACACCGTCGGCGCCGCCGTTCTGAAGGGTCTGTTCACCAAGCACGAACCCTTCAAGGTGACGTCGAAGGGCAAGCGGAAGAAGGCGGCGAAATTTCCCGCCGTGCCGGAAGCCGTGCTGGCCGGGTTGCTGGTGGTCTGCTGCCTGATCGCGACCGTGCTCAACCATGCCGGGACCGTGTCGCTGACCCTGTGGACGATCCTGCTGGCTGTCATGGCGGTGCCCAACCTGATCGCGGCGCTGCTGGCGGCGACCGACCTGATGCCGGTCCGAGAGAAGGCCGCCGACCCCATGCCGGAGCCGGTCGCCGTTCCCTCGGCGGCACCCCAGCCGGCCGGCGCGCTGGTCGTCGACGCAGTGGGGGGCTGACCGTCTCCGGGCCTGCCTTATCGTGACGTGAAATGCGACGGCGCCCTGCCGGAGGTCAGACGATCTCCGCCAGGGCGTCGGCATTTTCGTCCAGAAGACTGCCGATCCTCCCGAGCGCAGCGGCAAGGCTGTCGAGGTCGGGCGCCGCTCCCAGCGAGATCCTGACGGAGGCGTCGGGTGCCGGTCCGACGGCGAAGGCGGTGTCGGGGACCAGGGCAAGGCCGAAGCGCCGGGCCTGGGTGGCGAAGCCGGTGGCGCTCCGGCAGGCGGGCAGCCTGAGCCAGATGTGGTGACCCTGGCCGTGAGCCGCGAAGCTGCCGGCCGGCAGGATCCGGCGGGCGACGTCCTGACGGCGGGCCGCCTCGGCCCGGATGTCCTCGACCAGACGCAGGGCGGTGCCATCCTGAACCCACCGTGTCGCGACCGCGGCCGACAGGGGCGGAACCATCTGGCAGACCGCCCGCAGCGCTGCCTGGATCCGGGCGGCGCAGCGATCGTCGGGAGCGACCAGATATGCCACCCGCAGGGCCGGCAGCAGGCACTTCGACAGCGTGCCGAGATACCAGGTCCGGTCGGGCGCAAAGGTCGCCAGCGGCGGCGCCGGCGCTGACGGCAGCAGACCGTAGGCGTCGTCCTCGATCACCGCCAGCCGATGGCGCCGGGCGATTTCCGCCACGGCGGCCCGGCGCGCCGGCGGCATGGTGGCTGCCGTCGGGTTCTGGATGGTGGGGATGGTATAGAGCGCCGCCGGCTTCAGCCGGGCGCAGGCGGCATCCAGGGCTTCGGGAAGCAGGCCGTCCCCGTCCATGGGCAGCCCCTCCAGCGCGATGCCGGTCTGGACGGCGATGGCCCGCAGGCCCGGATAGGTGAACTGCTCTGTCAGGACCGTGCTGCCCGGCGGTGCCAGGGTCGTCAGGAGCGCCATGAGCGCCGCCTGTCCACCGGCCGTGACCAGGACGCGGGACGGCGGGACGGTGCCGAGCAGGGGGGCCAACCACCGGGCCGCGGCGGCGCGCTCCGCAGTGCCGCCGGCACTGGGATGGTAGCTGAGCACCCGGGCAGCATCGCTTCGCCGCAGGATCGCGGCCATGGTCTGGGAAAGCTTCGCCGGGATGGCCGCCGCCGGGGGCTGCGGCGGCAAGTTCATCGAAAGGTCGATTTCCGCAGGCAAGGGTTCGACCATGGGAGGCTGCGCCAAAGGGCCGCGTACGAACGTGCCGCGTCCGGCCGCGGCATCCACCAGTCCGCGCCGGCGCGCTTCGCCATAGGCCCTGGTCACCGTCGTCAGGTCCAGGTCGAGGGCGGCGGCGAGAGCCCTGTGGGTGGGCAGGCGTTCACCCTCCGGCAGGGTCCCGGCGGCGATGCCCTCCTGGATCGCATCCGCCAGAGCGAGATAGATCGGACCGGAAGCGTCGGAAAGATCGGGTATCCAGGAGCAGGGTGCGGAGTCCTCCTTCAAGCTTCGCTCCCCTTTTCACGATTCCCGATCGGCCGCCAACGCGTATCCGGCATTTGTCAGGGCTGGTCGCGCGGGGTCAAGCGGCCTTCGTTCGCCTTGTTGATGTATTGCGAACAGACCAGCCAGCCCTTCAGCGGCCGGAGCAATGCCAGGCAGGATCCCACCAGCAGCGGCAGGGTGGTCACCAGATGGACCCAGATCGGCGCCTGGAACGCCAGTTCCAGCCACGCCGCGAACGCGACGATGGGGAAACTGACGATGGACATGGCGAAGAAAGCCGGGCCATCGGCCGGATCGGCGAAGGAGAAATCGAGGCCGCAGACTTCGCACCGCTTCGTCAGGGTCAGGAAACCGTTGAAGATATGACCCTTGCCGCACCGGGGGCACAACCCCCGTGTACCCAGTTCCAGGGAGCTTTTGCCGAGAGGCTCGCTATAGGGTTCCATGTCGATGCACCGATTGTATGGATCAATTCTATGGGCAATGTATTCGAACATGACATCCATACAAGGATGAATGTCAGGTCTTGGTGTCCAGGTCCTGCACCCGGCCGGGCTGGTTCCCGGTTGCCGTGGGGCATTGAGGGTACGAAATCGGGGCATTCGACTGGAACAACCCCTTCGATCCGACGTTTAGCTCCGTCAGGCCGCATCGGCGCGGCCCCGTTCAGGCGCGGCTTTCCCCAGCACTTGCTCCTGCGAAGCGACCTAGGCTCGAGGTCGTGACGGACTCTGGTGTGTTTCATGGTACAGGACAGGCGGCGGTTCATGGTGGGTGGGAAAGGTAACAGGACGGGCGACGAAAGATCGCTCGACGTGGAGGGCGGCGGCCAGAGCGCCGGCCGCTCCGCCAGTGGCGACCTGGACCGCGGCAACGCCTACTCGCCCACGGGAACCGCGGGCGCCCGCCACTGGCAGGAGAGCTACATCACCCGCCCGGGGCTGGACGACCGCAGCAGCGTGTTCTTCGCGGCCGTCGAGATGACGCGAATGCCGATGCTGGTGACCGATCCCAACCAGCCGGACAATCCGATCGTCTTCTCCAACCTCGCCTTTCTCGAACTGACCCAGTACGAAGAGAGCGAGGTACTGGGGCGGAACTGCCGTTTCCTCCAAGGCCCGCAGACGGACCCCGAGGCGGTGGACGAGATCCGCGCCGCGGTGACCGAGCAGCGGGCGGTCGCGGTGGACATCCTGAACTACCGGCGCGACGGAACCCCGTTCTGGAACGCGCTCTTCATCGGCCCGATCTTCGATCAGGACGGAAACCTGCTCTACTTCTTCGCATCCCAGATGGACGTGACCCGGCGGCGCACGTCGGAGCAGGCGTTCCGTCAAGCTCAGAAGATGGAGGCGATCGGACAGCTCACCGCTGGGCTGGCCCACGACTTCAACAATCTGCTTCAGGTCATCTCCGGCAATCTGGAGATCGCCGCGTCCCGGGCCGGCAACGACGAGGTGCTGCACCGCGCGATCGACCGGGCCGGCCGGGCGGCCGGGCAGGGGGCGAAGCTGACCCAGCAGCTGTTGACTTTCGCGCGCAAGCAACGGCTGGAGCCGCGGCGGGTGAACCTCAATTCGCTGGTGGTCGAGTTCAGCGAAATGCTGGTCCGGACGATCGGCGACAAGGTCGACCTGCGGCTCGATCTCAAGCCGGGGCTGCCGTCCAGCACGCTGGATCCGGTGCATTTGGAAATGGCATTGCTGAACGTGCTGATCAATGCACGCGATGCGATGCCTGACGGCGGCAGGGTGACGGTCGCGACCGCGACCCGGACGTTGAACGGGAAGGCCGCCGCCCACCAGCTTCCTCCGGGAAGCTACGTGGTGCTGTGCGTGACCGACGATGGCCAGGGCATGCCGCCGGAGGTGGCGCGGCGTGCGACCGAGCCCTTCTTCACGACGAAATCGCCGGGTACCGGCCTCGGCCTCGCCATGGTTCACGGCTTCGTCCAGCAGTCCCACGGGCGGCTGGAGATTGAAAGCCGGCCCGGGGAGGGAACCGCCGTGCGGATGATCTTCCCCGTGGAGATCACGCGCCCGGGCCTTCCCGAGCCGGAGGTGGTCGGCGGGATCGGGCGCGAGGAAGACAGGTCCGGTGCCGGTCCGGTCAGGACCATCCTGGTGGTCGAGGACAATGACGACGTCTGCCATGTGGCGGAAACCCACCTGCGGGGCCTGGGCTACCGCGTGGTTTCGGCCCGCAGCGGCGAGCAGGCGATCGAATTGCTGGACGACCGGGATTCCATCGATCTGCTGTTCACGGATCTGGTCATGCCGGGAGGGATGAACGGGTTGGTGCTGGCACGGCGGGTGCGGGAGCGTTTTCCCAGCCTCCCGGTGCTGCTCACGACCGGATACACCGATGAGGAGGCCGCACCGGGAGCGGACTGGTCGGGAATGGATATCCTGAACAAGCCATACCGGCGCACCGACTTGGCCGAGCGGGTGCGGGCGGCGCTCGGCGACGGCGGATCCGCTCGGCCGGTCGACGCGGAAAGATTTCAGCACGAGGGGTGAAGCCGACGTGGCGCATGTGCTTTTGGCCGAGGATGAGGCTTTGATCGCGCTGATGTTTCAGGACGCATTGGAAGGAGAGGGACACCGGGTCACCGTGGCGCGGGACGGTATCGAAGCTCTGGAGGCGGATGCTCGCGACCCGGCGGAAGCCCTGGTCACGGACTTGGCGATGCCGCGCATGGGCGGGCGCGAACTGCTGGATCGCCTGCGCGAACGGCGGCCGGACCTGCCGGCGGTGGTCGTGACAGGATATGCCGGCGAGGTCCACCTGGGTGCCCCGCTGACCGTCCTGCTGGCCAAGCCGGTCAGCCCTCGTGCCCTGACGGCCCGGCTGACCGAGTTGCTGGCCGACAGCGGTACCCTTCGGGACTTCTGAGCCCCGCTTTCTCGCGGGCGACAGGGTGATGTTCCGATGGCTTGACGTGCATATTCGGAAAGTCTGATGCGCGCCGGGCTTTTTCTGTTGCAACCAATTCGCGGCGAGACCATTTTCCGCAGTGCAGCAGCGATGCTGCGACGCCTCTTTGGGCGTTTCCTCCCTAGACTCAGGCCGCCCTCGGGCGGCCTTTTTTTCTTCTCCGCCGGGCGCGATCCGTCAACGATCCGCAAGCCGCCGAGAGGCGGGGGCCGCGACGCTTGTTCATCGGGCATGCAAACGCTAGTGTCCCATCCGCATCACGCCCCCGACACCCGGAACGATCGGGCCGGACTCTCCGGTCCCGGTACGGGGCGGCATTGCATCAACGAAGAGCGCGTTCTTTGAGAAGCGCCTCAAGAAAGCGGCGAGGGAGTGGAGGCGACATGCCCGAGGGTAACAACACGCGCGTGGTGCTGGCGGAGCGGCCGGTGAACCGGGCTCCGGTGGAAGGCGATTTCCGGATCGAGCGGGTACCGCTCGCCGATCCGGCCGACGGCGAGGTGCTGATCCGCAACGGCTTCCTGTCGCTCGACCCCTATATGCGGGGCCGGATGAGCGCCGCGAAGTCATACGCCGAGCCGGTGCAGGTCGGCGGCGTCATGCCCGGCGAAGCGGTCGGACAGGTCGTCGCGTCGCGGCATCCCGCTTGGCGCCCCGGCGACATGGTGCTGGGCAATACAGGCTGGCAGGAATTCGGGGTGCTTCCCGGCGAGCGGATCACCCGCATCGATCCCAACTTGGCTCCGGCCTCCTATTATCTGGGCGTGCTGGGCATGCCGGGAATGACCGCCTACTGCGCACTGCTCTACCTGGGCGAGCCGCAGCCGGAACAGACCGTGCTGGTTTCGGCGGCATCGGGCGCCGTCGGTCAGGTGGTCGGCCAGATCGCGAAGATCCGCGGCTGCCGGGTGGTCGGCATCGCCGGGTCGGACGACAAGCTCGCCTATGTCCGCGACCAGCTCGGCTTCGACGCGGCGCTCAACTACAAGGATCGGGACGGCGGGACCAAGGAGTTCGAGACCCTGTCGCGGGAGGTGGCCGACTGCTGTCCCGACGGCGTGAACGTGTACTTCGACAATGTCGGGGGAGTCGTCCACGACGCGGCCCTGGCCAACATCGCCCTGCACGGCCGGGTCATCGTCTGCGGGACCATCGCGGTCTACAACGAGTTGGAGAAGCGTGACATCGGCATCAGATGGATGAGGCAGCTTCTGGTCAAGAGGGCCCGGATGGAAGGCTTCCTGGTCTTCGACCACGCCCACAGGACAGAGGAATTCCGCCATACCATGGCCGGATGGCTGAGCGAGGGCCGCGTCACCTACAAGGAGGACGTGGCCGAAGGGATCGAGTCCGCGCCCCGGGCGTTCATCGGGATGCTGGCCGGAGCCAACCGCGGCAAGCAGTTGGTCCGGATCAGCCAGGACTGAGACCGGAGGTGCTGGGCGCCAGGAGCGCTCAGCCCGCCTTGCTCGTGGGTTGCTGCTGCTGGGCCGGCTCGTTGGCGAAGCCGTTGTTGAGCGCCCAGATCGCGGCCTGCGTCCGGTTGGTCGCGTTGATCTTGCGCAGCAGGCTCTTCAGGTGGACCTTCACGGTGGCTTCCGTGATGTTCAGGTGGTTTGCGACCACCTTGTTGCTGTCGCCGTTCAGCAGGCAACGGACGATCTGCACCTCGCGCTGGGACAG contains:
- a CDS encoding histidine kinase famiy protein; its protein translation is MVQDRRRFMVGGKGNRTGDERSLDVEGGGQSAGRSASGDLDRGNAYSPTGTAGARHWQESYITRPGLDDRSSVFFAAVEMTRMPMLVTDPNQPDNPIVFSNLAFLELTQYEESEVLGRNCRFLQGPQTDPEAVDEIRAAVTEQRAVAVDILNYRRDGTPFWNALFIGPIFDQDGNLLYFFASQMDVTRRRTSEQAFRQAQKMEAIGQLTAGLAHDFNNLLQVISGNLEIAASRAGNDEVLHRAIDRAGRAAGQGAKLTQQLLTFARKQRLEPRRVNLNSLVVEFSEMLVRTIGDKVDLRLDLKPGLPSSTLDPVHLEMALLNVLINARDAMPDGGRVTVATATRTLNGKAAAHQLPPGSYVVLCVTDDGQGMPPEVARRATEPFFTTKSPGTGLGLAMVHGFVQQSHGRLEIESRPGEGTAVRMIFPVEITRPGLPEPEVVGGIGREEDRSGAGPVRTILVVEDNDDVCHVAETHLRGLGYRVVSARSGEQAIELLDDRDSIDLLFTDLVMPGGMNGLVLARRVRERFPSLPVLLTTGYTDEEAAPGADWSGMDILNKPYRRTDLAERVRAALGDGGSARPVDAERFQHEG
- a CDS encoding PLP-dependent aminotransferase family protein translates to MKEDSAPCSWIPDLSDASGPIYLALADAIQEGIAAGTLPEGERLPTHRALAAALDLDLTTVTRAYGEARRRGLVDAAAGRGTFVRGPLAQPPMVEPLPAEIDLSMNLPPQPPAAAIPAKLSQTMAAILRRSDAARVLSYHPSAGGTAERAAAARWLAPLLGTVPPSRVLVTAGGQAALMALLTTLAPPGSTVLTEQFTYPGLRAIAVQTGIALEGLPMDGDGLLPEALDAACARLKPAALYTIPTIQNPTAATMPPARRAAVAEIARRHRLAVIEDDAYGLLPSAPAPPLATFAPDRTWYLGTLSKCLLPALRVAYLVAPDDRCAARIQAALRAVCQMVPPLSAAVATRWVQDGTALRLVEDIRAEAARRQDVARRILPAGSFAAHGQGHHIWLRLPACRSATGFATQARRFGLALVPDTAFAVGPAPDASVRISLGAAPDLDSLAAALGRIGSLLDENADALAEIV
- a CDS encoding response regulator, with product MFQDALEGEGHRVTVARDGIEALEADARDPAEALVTDLAMPRMGGRELLDRLRERRPDLPAVVVTGYAGEVHLGAPLTVLLAKPVSPRALTARLTELLADSGTLRDF
- a CDS encoding DUF983 domain-containing protein; this encodes MEPYSEPLGKSSLELGTRGLCPRCGKGHIFNGFLTLTKRCEVCGLDFSFADPADGPAFFAMSIVSFPIVAFAAWLELAFQAPIWVHLVTTLPLLVGSCLALLRPLKGWLVCSQYINKANEGRLTPRDQP
- a CDS encoding glycosyltransferase, with product MSILPTGSPAVDTRTPPRRTILSLTLMAAVIAGTAMTHLGIWRGQTAPVDVAASPSRLQSVSYSPSGRDFSPEDDQHVSVADIRKDMAAINGIADGIRTYTVSDGQDRAPGVAARMGLKVSLGIWLNADAEHNRQEIDQAVAIARSTPNVVRVVVGNESLLRADQTDESLAALVAEVRARVPRRIPVGTADTWSELLNAPKTVAVSDFVGIHTLPYWEKLDSSGALPYAMDKIKRIRQAYPGKPIWVGEIGWPSDGDNFGNAHASRPEQARIIREFAQDAKRMGVEYNVIEAFDQPWKTAIEGSPGPFWGVLDADRQPKWQLQGAVEPKPEAFAVGVASVLVGVFLSLPALFRRRATVLQTLLWSIAAHGSAGMTAWAVLAAMGVYPTMGTVIMWGSGLTLGGILLILALADLDEMTRTLLGRRPTRLLPAEGAAALIRNAGVAVREPMVSVHIAARNEDPAMLNATLDSLAAQEYGAFEVVVAINNTDDMGLITPVEDHCRALNERLGRTVFKFANFNPITGFKAGALNRALRITADEAEVIAVLDADYAVSPQWLSRLAPAFSDPAVGLVQAPQEHRDGDQSLLKRLMAAEYRAFFDSGMVERNEDNALIAHGTMIMVRRSALEDLGGWSEWCIVEDTELGLTLLEQGWKQHYTTERLGAGITPDSYKDFRQQRHRWAYGSVQIMKAHLRALLPGAKGLNGAQKFHFWTGWARWWSDALGLIAGAGAITWTLLATVLPLHLPPPEVTAIAIAALMLRAAASMALTKFASRHGWGETVGTALLGMSLNYTVGAAVLKGLFTKHEPFKVTSKGKRKKAAKFPAVPEAVLAGLLVVCCLIATVLNHAGTVSLTLWTILLAVMAVPNLIAALLAATDLMPVREKAADPMPEPVAVPSAAPQPAGALVVDAVGG
- a CDS encoding NADP-dependent oxidoreductase, coding for MPEGNNTRVVLAERPVNRAPVEGDFRIERVPLADPADGEVLIRNGFLSLDPYMRGRMSAAKSYAEPVQVGGVMPGEAVGQVVASRHPAWRPGDMVLGNTGWQEFGVLPGERITRIDPNLAPASYYLGVLGMPGMTAYCALLYLGEPQPEQTVLVSAASGAVGQVVGQIAKIRGCRVVGIAGSDDKLAYVRDQLGFDAALNYKDRDGGTKEFETLSREVADCCPDGVNVYFDNVGGVVHDAALANIALHGRVIVCGTIAVYNELEKRDIGIRWMRQLLVKRARMEGFLVFDHAHRTEEFRHTMAGWLSEGRVTYKEDVAEGIESAPRAFIGMLAGANRGKQLVRISQD